The DNA window AACCCATCAATCGGCTATGTAAATGCGTAAATCGATGCTTTTTATAAAACGGACGCAAAGCCTCTCTAAAAGCTTTATTCACCCGAGAGCAACCTCCAAACTCATTGCTATTCTCCCGAACACGCTGCATACTTCCTTTACTTTTAATAGCCTTACCATTAAAACCACCACCAGCCTGTCTAGCAATAGGCTTACCGTTCAAATAGTAAAAATTAATACCACCTATAGTACCTACAAATGGTAAAATACCTGCCTGTTTTGCCATAATACTCTGTTTTAAGTTAACACTCACATTTACAGCAATATACAAAAAATCAAATTAAGGCTTATAGCGTGGTTATAGCGTGCTTATGGCAACCTTATAGCATGACAGATACTTATAAGATATAGATAAGACACCTACGAAATACAAATCAAGAAAAAGGAAACGAAACATTTTAATAAGAAATCGTGATTATTCACTAAAACAAAAAACCAACAAATCGCACCATCTACGTCAGTTCGAGTGCTTTCAATGCACGAGAAATCGTATCATTTTCGTCAGTTCGAGTGATTGCGAGGAACGAGAAATCGTATCGAGAACCTATAGCACTACCTACATCTGTTCAAGTGATTTATAAACCTAACAAATCGTATCATTTTCGTCAGTTCGAGTGATTTCGAGGCACGAGAAATCGTATCGAGAACCAATCACACCATCTACCTCAGTTAAAGTAATTTCTAAGACACAAGAAATCACACCATCTACGTCAGTTCGAGTGCTTTCGAAGCATGAGAAATCGCATCGAGAACCTATAGCACTACCTACATCTGTTCAAGTGATTTATAAACCTAACAAATCGTATCATTTTCGTCAGTTCGAGTGATTTCGAGGCACGAGAAATCGTATCGAGAACCAATCACACCATCTACCTCAGTTAAAGTAATTTCTAAGACACAAGAAATCACACCACCTTCGTCAGTTCGAGTGATTCCGATACATGAGAAATCGCATCGAGAACCTATCACACCATCTACCTCAGTTAAAGTAATTTCTAAGACACAAGAAATCACACCACCTTCGTCAGTTCGAGTGATTCCGATACATGAGAAATCGCATCGAGAACCTATAGCACTACCTACATCTGTTCAAGTGATTTATAAACCTAACAAATCGTATCATTTTCGTCAGTTCGAGTGATTGCGAGGAACGAGAAATCGTATCGAGAACCTATCACACCATCTACCTCAGTTAAAGTAATTTCTAAGACACAAGAAATCACACCACCTTCGTCAGTTCGAGTGATTCCGATACATGAGGAATCGTATCGAGAACCCATTACAAACTAAAAACAAACTAATTATTTCCCGATACAATATTTAACTAACCCTATATTCATTGGTATTGTAGCGTTTGGGCAACAAATAGGAAACAAAAAACACAAAATAAGAGAAGATTAGCAACAAACATTAATAATATTAATTACAAATATAGCATAAAAAAAACCACTCATAAAGAGTGGTTTTCATACATAAAACACCAAGCATTAATTAGCTGTTCCAGAGCCTAAATAAGTACTGTTTGATACTTGACTACCATCGGCAGTGATAAATGCCATAAATAGCTCCACTGTATCTCCTGCGTAGGTTGTTGGGATAGCAACAATTTGACTTCCTACTGTTCTGTCTGCTCCATCAGTTAAAGAAATAGATTCTTTCTTTGATGGATTGTAAACCAATAACATTGCTTTATCGGTGGCGTTCGCATTACCTTCAGCAGAGTTATCATCCCAGTTAAAAGTTACTTCTCCCGCAGTTGTAAGATCAGTAGTAGGGTTTAAAGCAGTCGATAAACCTCCTCTACTTACTAAAGCGTTAGCATAATCTACATTGAAGTTTGGCTCAACTCCACCAATAGCATTGTTTAACACATACGACATTGCAGCATTGAATGCTGTTTTCTTCACTGCTAAAAACTTATATCCTTTCTGGATAAAAGGTTTAA is part of the Psychroserpens ponticola genome and encodes:
- a CDS encoding DUF6266 family protein, which produces MGKIAQGILGGLSGKVGNIIGGSWKGIDYIRIKPSSVANPRTVGQVNQRNKFTVTLEFIQAVKPFIQKGYKFLAVKKTAFNAAMSYVLNNAIGGVEPNFNVDYANALVSRGGLSTALNPTTDLTTAGEVTFNWDDNSAEGNANATDKAMLLVYNPSKKESISLTDGADRTVGSQIVAIPTTYAGDTVELFMAFITADGSQVSNSTYLGSGTAN